A genomic segment from Thermotoga neapolitana DSM 4359 encodes:
- the secY gene encoding preprotein translocase subunit SecY, with protein MWQALRNAFKIPELRSRIIFTFLALIVFRMGIYIPVPGLNLEAWGEIFRRIAETAGVAGILSFYDVFTGGALSRFSVFTMSVTPYITASIILQLLASVMPSLKEMLREGEEGRKKFAAYTRRLTLLIGGFQAFFISFSLARSNPDMVAPGVNALQFTILSTMSMLAGTMFLLWLGERITERGIGNGISILIFAGIVARYPSYIRRAYLGGLNILEWIFLIAIALITIFGIILVQQAERRITIQYARRVTGRRVYGGASTYLPIKVNQGGVIPIIFASAIVSIPSAIASITNSETLKSLFRAGGFLYLLIYGLLVFFFTYFYSVVIFDPREISSNIQKYGGYVPGLRPGRPTEQYLHRVLNRVTFIGAIFLVAIALLPYLVQGAIKVNVWIGGTSALIAVGVALDIIQQMETHMVMRHYEGFLKKGRIRGRR; from the coding sequence ATGTGGCAAGCCCTTAGAAACGCTTTCAAAATACCGGAATTGCGAAGCAGGATAATCTTCACCTTTCTCGCTTTGATCGTCTTCAGGATGGGGATCTATATCCCCGTTCCTGGTTTGAATCTGGAAGCGTGGGGGGAAATCTTCAGGAGGATAGCAGAAACAGCTGGTGTTGCCGGGATTCTCAGTTTCTACGATGTGTTCACCGGAGGTGCTCTCAGTCGGTTTTCTGTTTTCACCATGAGCGTCACACCTTACATCACCGCATCGATCATACTTCAACTCCTTGCATCTGTTATGCCTTCATTGAAAGAAATGCTCAGAGAGGGTGAAGAGGGAAGGAAAAAGTTCGCAGCCTACACAAGGCGCCTCACACTTTTGATAGGAGGTTTCCAGGCGTTCTTCATATCATTTTCCCTTGCCAGATCTAACCCGGATATGGTGGCTCCCGGCGTGAATGCGCTTCAGTTCACCATCCTTTCCACCATGTCCATGCTGGCAGGAACGATGTTTTTGCTCTGGCTCGGTGAGAGGATCACTGAAAGAGGAATAGGTAACGGCATATCCATTCTGATCTTCGCTGGGATAGTAGCAAGGTATCCAAGTTACATCAGAAGGGCATATCTTGGTGGTCTCAACATACTGGAATGGATCTTTCTGATAGCGATTGCTCTCATCACCATCTTTGGTATCATCCTTGTTCAGCAGGCAGAAAGGCGTATCACCATCCAGTATGCAAGAAGGGTCACTGGAAGAAGGGTTTATGGAGGAGCGAGCACTTATCTTCCCATAAAGGTGAACCAGGGTGGAGTGATACCGATAATCTTTGCCAGTGCCATTGTTTCGATACCATCGGCAATTGCTTCCATAACGAACAGCGAAACCCTTAAGAGTCTTTTTAGAGCAGGAGGATTCCTTTATCTGCTCATCTACGGTCTGCTCGTTTTCTTCTTCACCTACTTCTACAGTGTTGTGATATTCGATCCCAGAGAAATATCCAGCAACATTCAAAAATACGGAGGATACGTTCCTGGTCTGAGACCGGGAAGACCAACCGAGCAGTACCTCCACAGGGTTCTGAACAGAGTAACGTTCATTGGAGCCATCTTTCTTGTCGCTATAGCGCTTCTTCCGTATCTGGTTCAAGGAGCCATAAAAGTGAATGTCTGGATCGGAGGAACGTCTGCTCTGATCGCTGTTGGAGTTGCCCTGGACATAATTCAGCAGATGGAGACACACATGGTGATGAGACACTACGAAGGTTTCCTCAAAAAAGGTAGAATAAGGGGGAGAAGATGA
- the rpsD gene encoding 30S ribosomal protein S4 has translation MARYTGPVCRLCRREGMKLYLKGERCYTDKCAFDRRPYAPGQHGQRRSKLTQYGIQLRAKQTVKRIYGILERQFERYVEKAMKRAGDTRENLIQLLEARLDNVVYRMGFAINRRQARQLVNHGHFLVNGKKVDIPSYLLRPNDVVEVREKSRDIEVIKKAIEFNRERNTVPWIEVDFDNYKGTFLRYPRLEEVTDLPVDLQTVIEFYSR, from the coding sequence ATGGCAAGGTACACAGGACCTGTTTGCAGGCTTTGCAGAAGGGAAGGCATGAAACTCTACCTCAAAGGTGAAAGATGCTACACGGACAAGTGTGCTTTCGATAGAAGACCCTACGCTCCTGGACAGCACGGCCAGAGGAGAAGTAAGCTCACTCAGTATGGAATACAGCTCAGAGCCAAGCAAACGGTCAAGAGAATATACGGCATCCTCGAAAGGCAGTTCGAAAGGTACGTTGAAAAAGCTATGAAGAGAGCAGGCGACACGCGAGAAAACCTGATTCAACTTCTCGAGGCAAGGCTCGACAACGTCGTGTACAGGATGGGCTTTGCTATCAACAGAAGACAGGCAAGACAGCTCGTCAACCATGGACACTTCCTCGTAAACGGGAAAAAGGTTGACATTCCAAGCTATCTTCTGAGACCGAACGATGTGGTGGAGGTCAGGGAAAAGAGCAGGGACATAGAAGTGATCAAGAAAGCCATAGAGTTCAACAGGGAAAGAAACACGGTGCCATGGATAGAGGTTGATTTCGACAACTACAAAGGAACCTTCCTGAGGTATCCACGTCTTGAAGAAGTCACAGATCTTCCGGTCGATCTGCAGACTGTTATCGAATTCTACTCGAGGTGA
- the rpsK gene encoding 30S ribosomal protein S11 encodes MARKKGTSTRKKQKKLSFDYGVVHIKSTFNNTIITLTDKDGNTLTWASGGTVGFEGTRKGTPYAAQLAADKVAREALRMGIKRVDVLVKGPGPGREPAIRTLQGAGLEINQIKDVTPIPFNGCRPKKRRRV; translated from the coding sequence ATGGCCAGAAAGAAAGGGACATCGACCAGGAAAAAACAGAAAAAACTCAGTTTCGATTATGGCGTTGTCCACATAAAGTCCACTTTCAACAACACCATCATCACTCTCACAGACAAGGATGGAAACACTCTGACATGGGCCAGTGGAGGCACCGTCGGTTTCGAGGGGACCAGAAAGGGAACACCGTATGCCGCTCAGCTGGCCGCTGATAAGGTGGCAAGAGAAGCCCTCAGAATGGGAATAAAGAGGGTGGATGTTCTGGTCAAGGGACCCGGTCCGGGAAGGGAACCTGCCATCAGAACACTTCAAGGAGCGGGCCTTGAAATCAACCAGATAAAAGACGTTACCCCTATTCCCTTCAACGGTTGCAGACCCAAAAAGAGGAGAAGAGTGTAA
- the rpmJ gene encoding 50S ribosomal protein L36, which produces MKVRASVKKRCEHCKIIRRKKRVYVVCKVNPKHNQKQG; this is translated from the coding sequence ATGAAAGTGAGAGCTTCTGTGAAGAAAAGATGTGAGCACTGCAAGATAATCAGAAGGAAAAAGAGAGTTTATGTTGTCTGCAAGGTTAATCCAAAACACAATCAAAAGCAGGGTTGA
- a CDS encoding adenylate kinase → MMAYLVFLGPPGAGKGTYAKRIQEKTGIPHISTGDIFRDIVKKENDELGKKIKEIMEKGELVPDELVNEVVKRRLSEKDCEKGFILDGYPRTVAQAEFLDSFLESQNKQLTAAVLFDVPEDVVVQRLTSRRICPKCGRIYNMISLPPKEDELCDDCKVKLVQRDDDKEETVRHRYKVYLEKTQPVIDYYGKKGILKRVDGTIGIDNVVAEVLKIIGWSDK, encoded by the coding sequence ATGATGGCTTATCTGGTGTTTCTCGGACCTCCAGGGGCCGGAAAAGGTACGTACGCAAAGCGAATCCAAGAAAAGACGGGTATTCCCCATATATCCACCGGCGACATCTTCAGAGATATTGTGAAGAAAGAAAACGATGAACTTGGAAAGAAAATAAAGGAGATAATGGAAAAGGGAGAACTGGTTCCTGATGAACTGGTGAACGAGGTTGTGAAAAGAAGACTTTCAGAGAAAGATTGTGAAAAGGGGTTCATTCTGGATGGGTATCCAAGGACCGTAGCCCAGGCGGAGTTTCTCGACTCTTTCCTGGAATCCCAAAACAAGCAACTCACAGCTGCCGTGCTTTTTGATGTTCCAGAGGACGTGGTTGTCCAGAGGCTCACCTCGAGAAGAATCTGCCCAAAGTGCGGTAGAATCTACAACATGATTTCACTTCCACCAAAAGAAGACGAACTGTGCGATGACTGTAAAGTAAAACTCGTTCAGCGAGACGACGACAAAGAGGAAACGGTCAGACACAGATACAAGGTTTACCTCGAAAAAACTCAACCCGTGATAGACTATTACGGGAAAAAGGGTATCCTCAAAAGAGTGGACGGCACGATAGGGATCGACAACGTGGTTGCCGAGGTACTCAAAATAATAGGGTGGAGTGATAAATGA
- the map gene encoding type I methionyl aminopeptidase, which yields MIRIKTPSEIEKMKRAGEAVAVALREAKRVVLPGKTAWDVEKVVLEVFKKYRVKPAFKGYNGYEYATCVSVNEEVVHGLPLKEKVFKEGDIVSIDVGAAYQGLYGDAAITYIVGETDERGKELVRVTKEALERAIKIIKPGIRLGDVSHCIQEFVESAGFNVIRDYVGHGIGRELHEDPQVPNYGTPGTGIALRKGMTLAIEPMVSEGDWRVVVKDDGWTAVTVDGSRCAHFEHTVLITEDGAEILTREG from the coding sequence ATGATAAGGATAAAGACACCCTCAGAGATCGAGAAAATGAAACGTGCCGGAGAAGCAGTAGCGGTTGCCCTGCGAGAGGCAAAAAGAGTGGTCCTTCCTGGAAAGACAGCGTGGGATGTTGAAAAGGTTGTTCTGGAGGTCTTCAAAAAGTACAGGGTGAAACCGGCTTTCAAAGGATACAACGGATACGAATATGCAACCTGTGTTTCGGTGAACGAAGAGGTCGTCCATGGTTTACCGTTGAAGGAAAAAGTTTTCAAAGAAGGAGACATCGTGTCGATCGATGTAGGAGCAGCGTATCAGGGACTTTACGGAGATGCAGCAATCACCTACATAGTCGGCGAGACTGATGAAAGAGGAAAGGAACTGGTGAGGGTGACAAAAGAAGCCCTCGAAAGAGCCATAAAGATCATAAAACCTGGAATCAGACTGGGAGATGTATCTCACTGTATACAGGAATTCGTCGAATCAGCAGGCTTCAACGTTATAAGGGACTATGTGGGACATGGAATAGGCAGAGAACTCCACGAAGATCCTCAGGTTCCAAATTACGGCACACCGGGAACGGGAATCGCTCTTCGAAAAGGAATGACACTGGCCATAGAACCCATGGTGAGTGAGGGAGACTGGAGGGTTGTAGTGAAAGATGATGGATGGACCGCGGTGACTGTGGATGGTTCAAGATGTGCTCATTTTGAACATACCGTGCTGATCACAGAAGATGGGGCAGAGATATTGACCAGGGAGGGATGA
- a CDS encoding DNA-directed RNA polymerase subunit alpha, which produces MVEFVMPKKLKVEEEREEKDYYYTRFSLSPLERGYAITIGNALRRVLLSSIPSLAIVGVRFIKPEKYHEYDYIEGVKEDILDIILNLKKVQFRVNVTVKDRIKMEVEKKGPGELVAGDIKTPAGIEVANPDLHIATLNSKADLFFEIYAEVGKGFVPVSERDERPEVGWIPIDGVFSPVMKVNFLTENVRVGKRTDYDKLILEVWTKKSIRPEEALRKAADILINHFRIVMEGLPEMKISEEYIITEEDEEEALTAVEGEDQESVENLDVYSKKIDELELSVRSLNCLKRAKIETIGDLMSKTEDELLKIKNFGQKSLDEVKKKLKEKFGLELRKGE; this is translated from the coding sequence ATGGTAGAGTTTGTAATGCCGAAGAAGTTGAAGGTGGAAGAAGAGCGGGAAGAAAAAGATTATTACTACACCAGGTTCTCGCTTTCTCCACTTGAGAGAGGGTACGCCATTACCATAGGAAACGCATTGAGGAGGGTTCTTCTTTCTTCCATACCCTCCCTTGCAATCGTCGGAGTAAGGTTTATAAAGCCTGAAAAATATCACGAGTACGATTACATCGAAGGAGTAAAGGAGGATATACTCGATATCATATTGAACCTGAAAAAGGTTCAGTTCCGTGTGAACGTGACCGTCAAGGACAGAATCAAAATGGAAGTGGAAAAGAAAGGTCCAGGAGAACTCGTGGCCGGTGACATAAAGACACCCGCCGGTATAGAGGTGGCGAATCCAGACCTCCACATAGCAACTTTGAATTCGAAGGCAGATCTCTTTTTTGAAATCTACGCTGAGGTCGGAAAAGGCTTCGTTCCGGTCTCAGAAAGGGATGAAAGGCCTGAAGTGGGATGGATACCGATCGATGGTGTCTTCAGTCCGGTTATGAAAGTGAATTTCTTAACGGAGAATGTGCGTGTGGGAAAGAGGACGGACTACGACAAACTCATACTCGAAGTGTGGACGAAAAAGTCGATAAGACCCGAAGAAGCGTTACGGAAAGCAGCCGACATTTTGATAAACCACTTCAGGATCGTTATGGAAGGCCTTCCGGAAATGAAGATATCCGAAGAGTACATAATCACGGAAGAGGATGAGGAAGAAGCCTTGACCGCTGTCGAGGGCGAGGATCAGGAAAGCGTCGAAAACCTCGATGTGTACAGCAAGAAAATAGACGAACTTGAGCTGTCTGTCAGATCTCTGAACTGCCTCAAGAGGGCAAAGATAGAAACAATAGGCGATTTGATGAGCAAGACAGAGGATGAACTCTTGAAGATCAAAAACTTCGGTCAGAAGTCTCTTGATGAGGTTAAAAAGAAGTTAAAGGAAAAATTCGGACTCGAGCTCAGGAAGGGGGAATGA
- the rplQ gene encoding 50S ribosomal protein L17 codes for MRHRMKRHKLGRYGSHRRSLLRNLSREIVEHGSIVTTTAKAKALKTFMDKLVSKAIEAATTEDRARSVHLRRQINAVLGDRRLTNKLVDEIAKNYVGRRGGYVRVLRIGFRRGDAAEMSLVQLVEASSQEG; via the coding sequence ATGAGGCACAGAATGAAGAGACACAAACTGGGAAGGTACGGTAGTCACAGAAGAAGTCTTTTGAGGAATCTTTCAAGAGAGATTGTTGAGCACGGGTCCATCGTGACCACCACGGCCAAGGCAAAGGCATTGAAGACGTTCATGGACAAACTTGTCAGCAAAGCCATAGAAGCTGCCACGACTGAAGACAGAGCAAGAAGTGTTCATCTGAGAAGGCAGATCAACGCAGTGCTTGGAGATAGAAGACTCACGAACAAACTGGTGGACGAGATAGCGAAAAACTACGTTGGAAGGAGAGGCGGCTACGTGAGAGTTCTCCGAATAGGTTTCAGAAGGGGAGACGCCGCCGAGATGTCACTCGTTCAGCTGGTGGAGGCATCCAGTCAGGAGGGCTGA
- the rho gene encoding transcription termination factor Rho, which produces MSEEQKTISISELESMNIKQLYEIAKSLGIPRYTSLRKRDLIFAILKAQTESSGYFFGEGVLEIHPEGFGFLRRIEDNLLPSNDDIYISPSQIRKFNLNTGDIISGVIRKPKEGEKYFAMIKIEAINYRPVETASERVNFDNLTPDYPRERFILETNPKIFSTRLIDLFAPIGKGQRGMIVAPPKAGKTTILKEIANGIAENHPDTIRIILLIDERPEEVTDIKESTNAIVIAAPFDMPPDKQVKVAELTLEMAKRLVEFNYDVVILLDSLTRLARVYNIVVPPSGKLLTGGVDPAALYKPKRFFGAARNTREGGSLTIIATALVETGSKMDEVIFEEFKGTGNMELVLSRQLANKRIFPAINLLLSGTRREELLLDEETLKKVWLLRRMLSAMTEEEGLTLILNKLAETSSNEEFLKLIDKEKARY; this is translated from the coding sequence TTGTCAGAAGAACAGAAAACCATCAGTATATCGGAACTGGAGTCGATGAACATAAAGCAGCTTTACGAGATAGCAAAATCACTGGGTATTCCTCGGTACACCTCTCTGAGAAAGAGAGATCTCATATTCGCAATTCTGAAAGCCCAGACTGAATCTTCCGGTTACTTCTTCGGTGAGGGTGTTCTGGAGATACATCCAGAGGGTTTTGGTTTTCTCAGACGCATCGAAGACAACCTGCTTCCAAGCAACGATGACATATACATCTCTCCCTCTCAGATCAGAAAGTTCAACCTGAACACGGGAGACATCATCTCGGGTGTCATAAGAAAACCGAAAGAGGGAGAAAAGTATTTTGCCATGATAAAAATCGAAGCCATAAACTACCGTCCAGTTGAAACTGCAAGCGAGAGGGTGAACTTTGACAATCTCACACCAGACTATCCGAGGGAGAGATTCATTCTTGAAACGAATCCGAAGATATTCTCCACAAGACTCATCGATCTTTTCGCACCCATTGGAAAAGGCCAGAGGGGGATGATCGTTGCACCACCCAAAGCGGGAAAGACCACCATCCTGAAGGAGATAGCAAATGGCATAGCAGAGAACCATCCAGATACCATAAGAATAATTCTCCTTATCGATGAAAGACCCGAGGAAGTGACAGACATAAAGGAATCCACGAATGCCATAGTCATAGCAGCTCCTTTTGATATGCCTCCTGACAAGCAGGTGAAGGTTGCAGAGCTCACCCTGGAGATGGCAAAGCGCCTGGTTGAGTTCAACTACGATGTGGTTATTCTACTTGACAGTTTGACAAGGCTTGCAAGGGTTTACAACATAGTCGTTCCCCCGAGCGGAAAGCTTCTGACCGGTGGTGTGGATCCTGCGGCACTCTACAAGCCAAAGAGGTTCTTTGGAGCAGCAAGAAACACAAGAGAAGGTGGAAGTCTCACGATAATCGCCACTGCCCTGGTGGAGACCGGGTCGAAGATGGACGAGGTTATATTCGAAGAGTTCAAGGGAACGGGTAATATGGAACTCGTTCTTTCCAGGCAGCTGGCGAACAAGAGAATATTCCCTGCCATCAATCTTCTCCTCTCTGGAACCAGGCGGGAAGAGCTTCTCCTGGACGAGGAGACATTGAAGAAAGTCTGGCTTCTTCGAAGAATGCTCTCTGCAATGACAGAGGAAGAGGGATTGACATTGATCCTTAACAAACTTGCTGAGACATCCTCAAACGAGGAATTCTTAAAATTGATAGACAAGGAAAAAGCAAGGTATTGA
- a CDS encoding DUF5317 domain-containing protein, producing the protein MMVDVFIIALILSLITGNIKNILKYNYRGLYLFAVPFFLQFLPWKEITVPVSFFMLFLFFVWNRNLPGFKLMAAGAVLNGFTMSVNGGKMPVWEPTLRLLNLGLDFKHSVFTEFSWKTILADYIPVYLPWGRRFVISLGDILVFIGVFIFFVLKPRFQNQPSQVPHGS; encoded by the coding sequence ATGATGGTTGACGTGTTCATCATTGCATTGATCCTTTCACTGATAACTGGCAACATCAAAAACATCCTGAAGTACAACTACAGAGGGCTTTATCTTTTTGCCGTTCCGTTTTTCCTTCAGTTTCTCCCCTGGAAAGAGATCACCGTTCCTGTTTCCTTTTTCATGCTGTTTCTTTTCTTTGTATGGAACAGAAACCTGCCTGGCTTTAAACTCATGGCAGCAGGTGCTGTTTTGAACGGATTCACCATGAGTGTCAACGGTGGAAAGATGCCGGTTTGGGAACCAACACTCAGACTCCTCAATCTCGGCCTGGATTTCAAACACAGTGTGTTCACCGAGTTTTCCTGGAAAACGATACTGGCAGATTACATCCCCGTTTATCTTCCGTGGGGAAGAAGGTTTGTGATAAGTCTGGGAGACATCCTGGTGTTCATCGGTGTTTTCATTTTCTTCGTTCTAAAACCTCGATTCCAAAACCAACCGTCCCAGGTCCCACATGGGTCGTGA
- a CDS encoding DegV family protein codes for MKVKILVDSTADIPFSWMEKYDMDSIPLYVVWEDGTSEPDERTPEEIENFYRRIKEASSVPKTSQPSVEDFKKKYLKYQEEGYDTVLVFTISSKLSGTYNSAVLAAREVDIPVHVVDTRLASGAIPLPARVAREMLEKGVTVEEVLKRIDERMKSSDFKAIFYVSDFNYLVKGGRVSKFQGFVGNLLKIRVCLHIEDGELIPYRKVRGDRKAIEALIEKLREDTPEGSKLRVIGVHADNEAGVMELLNTLRKKYEVVDEIISPMGKVITTHVGPGTVGFGIEVLERRK; via the coding sequence ATGAAGGTAAAGATTCTCGTTGACAGCACTGCTGACATTCCCTTTTCCTGGATGGAAAAGTACGACATGGACAGCATACCTCTCTACGTGGTATGGGAGGATGGAACGTCCGAGCCAGACGAAAGAACCCCTGAAGAAATAGAGAACTTCTACAGGAGGATAAAAGAAGCAAGCAGTGTTCCAAAGACCTCTCAGCCGAGCGTGGAGGATTTCAAGAAAAAGTACCTTAAATATCAGGAAGAAGGATACGATACTGTACTGGTTTTCACCATATCCTCTAAACTTTCTGGAACGTATAACTCCGCTGTTCTTGCAGCCAGAGAAGTTGATATACCTGTACACGTCGTTGACACTCGGCTTGCATCCGGTGCCATTCCCCTTCCGGCACGGGTGGCAAGGGAAATGCTGGAGAAAGGAGTAACTGTTGAGGAAGTTTTGAAAAGGATCGATGAGAGAATGAAAAGCAGTGATTTCAAAGCGATCTTTTATGTTTCGGATTTCAACTACCTGGTCAAAGGGGGAAGGGTGAGCAAATTCCAGGGATTTGTTGGGAATCTTCTGAAAATAAGAGTGTGTCTTCATATCGAAGACGGAGAACTCATACCTTACAGGAAGGTAAGGGGTGACAGGAAGGCCATTGAGGCTCTCATCGAAAAACTCAGAGAAGATACACCGGAAGGCTCAAAACTTCGGGTGATAGGTGTTCATGCAGACAACGAAGCAGGGGTCATGGAACTTCTGAACACTCTCAGGAAAAAGTATGAGGTTGTGGATGAGATAATCTCACCCATGGGAAAAGTCATCACGACCCATGTGGGACCTGGGACGGTTGGTTTTGGAATCGAGGTTTTAGAACGAAGAAAATGA
- the infA gene encoding translation initiation factor IF-1, which produces MGKEDVIRMEGTIIEALPNAMFRVELDNGHKVLAHVSGRMRKHFIRLVPGDRVVVELSVYDLTRGRIVYRKKPE; this is translated from the coding sequence ATGGGAAAAGAAGATGTCATTCGGATGGAAGGTACGATAATAGAGGCTTTACCAAATGCCATGTTTAGAGTAGAATTAGACAATGGTCATAAGGTTTTGGCCCACGTGTCCGGCAGGATGAGAAAGCATTTCATAAGGCTGGTACCGGGTGATCGTGTTGTTGTCGAACTCTCTGTGTACGATCTCACCAGAGGGAGAATCGTTTATAGAAAAAAACCAGAGTAA
- a CDS encoding ROK family protein → MKLIGVDLGGTTFSVGLVTEDGKILKKITRDTLVDNGKDDVIRRIAEAILEVSDGEDAPYVGIGSPGSIDRENGVVRFSPNFPDWHNVPLTQEISKLTKKKAFLENDANAFVLGEKWFGAGKGHDHIVALTLGTGIGGGVITHGQLLTGKDGIGAELGHVVVEPNGPMCNCGTRGCLEAVASATAIRRFLREGYKKYRDSLVYKLAGSPEKADAKHLFDAARQGDRFALMIRDRVVDALARAVAGYIHIFNPEIVIIGGGISRAGSVLFDPLKEKVIDYIMPSFVGTYEIVASPLVEDAGILGAASIIKERTGG, encoded by the coding sequence TTGAAACTGATAGGTGTTGATCTCGGTGGAACAACATTCTCTGTGGGTCTGGTCACCGAAGACGGAAAGATCCTGAAGAAAATCACCCGCGATACGCTTGTTGACAACGGAAAAGACGATGTGATCAGAAGGATTGCAGAGGCAATTCTTGAGGTATCTGACGGTGAGGATGCTCCTTATGTTGGAATAGGTTCTCCCGGATCGATAGACAGAGAAAACGGAGTTGTAAGGTTCTCTCCGAACTTTCCAGACTGGCACAACGTTCCCCTAACCCAGGAGATATCAAAACTCACAAAAAAGAAAGCTTTCCTCGAAAACGACGCAAACGCTTTCGTTCTCGGTGAGAAATGGTTCGGTGCTGGAAAAGGCCATGACCACATAGTTGCCCTGACACTTGGAACGGGAATCGGAGGAGGCGTCATCACTCACGGCCAGCTTCTTACAGGAAAAGACGGAATAGGAGCAGAACTGGGACACGTTGTTGTGGAACCAAACGGTCCCATGTGCAACTGCGGAACACGGGGATGTCTTGAAGCGGTAGCCTCTGCAACGGCGATAAGAAGATTCCTCAGGGAAGGCTACAAGAAATACCGCGATTCTCTGGTTTACAAACTGGCAGGCTCTCCAGAGAAGGCAGACGCCAAGCATCTTTTCGACGCTGCAAGGCAGGGAGATCGTTTTGCCCTCATGATAAGAGACAGGGTGGTGGACGCACTGGCGCGAGCTGTGGCTGGATACATTCATATATTCAACCCGGAAATAGTGATCATAGGTGGGGGTATTTCCAGGGCAGGAAGCGTTTTGTTCGATCCTTTGAAGGAGAAGGTAATAGATTACATCATGCCCTCTTTCGTGGGAACCTATGAAATAGTGGCAAGTCCTTTGGTGGAGGACGCTGGGATCCTCGGTGCAGCCTCGATAATAAAGGAAAGGACGGGGGGCTAA
- the rpsM gene encoding 30S ribosomal protein S13, with amino-acid sequence MARIVGVELPNNKKVWVALTYIYGIGRSRSFEILKNTGVDPDKRVGELTDEEISKITKYIQDHFKVEGELRSEVERNIRRLIEIGCYRGIRHKLGLPVRGQKTRSNARTRKGPRPSRIKTKKKSS; translated from the coding sequence ATGGCTCGTATCGTTGGTGTCGAGCTACCCAACAACAAGAAAGTCTGGGTTGCACTGACCTACATTTACGGAATCGGCAGGAGCAGATCCTTTGAGATATTGAAGAATACCGGTGTGGATCCAGACAAAAGAGTTGGTGAACTCACCGATGAAGAAATAAGCAAGATAACCAAGTACATACAGGACCACTTCAAGGTCGAAGGTGAGCTGAGAAGCGAGGTAGAGAGAAACATCAGAAGGCTCATAGAAATAGGATGCTACAGAGGCATAAGACACAAACTCGGTCTTCCGGTTAGAGGTCAAAAGACCCGTTCCAATGCAAGAACCAGAAAGGGCCCAAGGCCCAGCAGGATAAAGACCAAAAAGAAGTCTTCATGA